Proteins encoded within one genomic window of Gadus macrocephalus chromosome 16, ASM3116895v1:
- the LOC132475252 gene encoding olfactory receptor 4B13-like, whose translation MCWSCSRLRGGVVSVWMPISCDKLRLRLKVIMVNSSQIPYFILTAYLDMGYLKYLYFVIVLILYIVIVVANALLIVTICMKRSLHEPMYVFLCSLLVNELYGSAGLFPFLLLQITSDTHTISRSMCFLQIYCLYTYATVEFCNLAVMSYDRYLAICCPLHYKARLTSKKVALLIALVWLYSFIEFLIILCLNLRLKLCGNVMDRLYCQNYYVTKLACFDTTVNNFYGLFVIFLTVFVPLIPILFSYTKILRVCFNGSKETRQKAVSTCIPHIASLINFSFGCCFEILQSRFNMSGVPGIMRIVLSLYFLTIQPLFNPIIYGLRLSKIRQMCRNVVVCNK comes from the coding sequence ATGTGTTGGTCATGTTCTAGGCTCAGAGGTGGAGTGGTAAGTGTGTGGATGCCAATCTCCTGTGATAAACTTCGTCTGAGATTGAAAGTTATCATGGTCAATTCAAGCCAGATTCCATATTTCATACTGACTGCCTACCTGGACATGGGCTATCTGAAGTACTTATATTTTGTGATTGTTTTGATTCTGTACATTGTGATTGTGGTTGCAAATGCTTTACTCATTGTAACTATTTGCATGAAGAGGAGCCTACATGAGCctatgtatgtgtttctgtgtagccTGTTGGTTAATGAACTGTATGGTAGTGCTGGTCTATTTCCATTCCTCCTGCTGCAGATCACCTCAGACACTCACACCATATCTAGATCCATGTGTTTCCTACAGATCTACTGCTTGTACACCTATGCAACTGTGGAGTTTTGTAACCTGGCTGTGATGTCCTATGATAGGTACCTTGCTATCTGCTGTCCTCTGCATTATAAGGCTCGGCTGACCTCTAAAAAGGTGGCTCTGTTGATCGCTCTCGTATGGCTGTACTCTTTTATCGAGTTCCTAATAATTCTTTGTCTGAATCTCCGTCTAAAACTCTGTGGGAATGTTATGGACCGGCTATACTGTCAAAACTACTATGTGACCAAACTGGCGTGTTTTGATACCACAGTTAACAATTTCTATGGACTTTTTGTAATATTTCTGACTGTTTTTGTTCCATTGATCCCCATCCTGTTCTCCTACACCAAGATCCTCAGGGTTTGTTTTAATGGTTCTAAAGAGACCAGACAGAAAGCAGTCAGTACCTGCATCCCCCACATCGCCTCCCTGATCAATTTCTCTTTTGGGTGTTGTTTTGAAATACTTCAGAGTAGATTCAATATGAGCGGCGTTCCCGGGATAATGCGCATAGTTTTATCACTGTACTTTCTCACCATCCAACCACTCTTTAACCCTATCATTTATGGGCTGAGGTTATCTAAAATAAGACAGATGTGTAGAAATGTTGTTGTCTGCAATAAGTAA